In Achromobacter pestifer, the DNA window AGCGCCAGCGCGCAGCCCAATTGCGTGGCCGTGACCACGATGCCGACCGCGCCTTCGGCGATGCCGAACTCGCGGCCGATGGCATCGAGCAGGGGCTGGGCGTAATACACATTGGCCACGCTCAAGGCGCAGGCCACTGCCAGCAACATCACCAGGGATCGCGGCATCGGGCCTGGGGATACGGGATCGGCGGGTTCAGGTCGGGCTGGCATGTCTTGCTCCACTCTGGTTTCGTTATAAAACCAGAATAGTAGTTTTCAAGGTTTTATAATGCAACCGAAATTTCCATAAATCTGCCGTTGCCGCCCCCTTAACGTCACTCCCCTCAGCAAGGATCCGACATGGTCAAACGCACTAGTCTCGAAGGCGCCGCCTGCCCGGTGGCGCGCTCCCTGGACGCGATCGGCGACTGGTGGTCGCTCTTGATCGTGCGCGACGCCTTCGACGGCGTGCGGCGTTTCGGCGAATTGCAGAAAAGCCTGGGCGTGGCCAAGAACATCCTCAGCGACCGGCTGCGCACGCTGGTCGCGCACGGCATCCTGGACGTCGCGCCCGCTTCGGACGGCAGCGCCTACCAGGAATACGTGCTGACGGACAAAGGCCGGGCGCTGTTCCCGGTCATCGTCGGTTTGCGCCAATGGGGCGAAGACCACTATTACGGCCCCGCCGAGCCCCATTCGACGCTGATCGACCGCAAGCGCGGCCAGCCCGTGCGCAAGCTGGAAATCCGCGCACAGGACGGCCGCCTGCTGGGGCCGGACGACGCCGTGGTGCAGAAGACCGCCCTGGCGGGCTAGGCGGCCGCCGGCCCGGGCGGCCACTGCCCGGTCGCCAGCGCGGTGGGCGAGTACGAATCGAAGCGCCAGCGCAGGGCCAGCGCGCCGGGCCGGCGGACCACGCGCCGCGCGTGCACCCGCCACAGCCGCTCCGCGCCCTCGAACTGCGCGATCTCCGGACTGTCCAGGATGACTTCGGCGGCGCCCGTCAGCTGCAGCACGTCGCCGCGCTCGAAGTCGATGAACAGCAGCCCGGCGCGCGGGTTGAGCGCCATGTTGCCCAGGGTGTTGAAGAAGCGGTTGCCGGAAAAGTCAGGAATGGTCAGCACGTCGCCGTCCACCCGCACGAAGCCCGGCTTGCCGCCGCGGTGCGAGACGTCGACCTGGCGGCCGCCCTCCTCCGCGTAGGTCGCCACGAAGAACGTGTCGGACCGGGCGATCAGCGCCCGCGCCGCCTCGTCCAGTCCGCCGCGCTCTTGCGGCGTGCCCGGAAAGCGCAGCGAAGGCGAACGCGAGAACTGGAATTCCCGCGCCTGGATGTATTGCGGGCAATTGCCGAACGACTGCGTCACCGCCACCTCGAAGCGCTTGCCATCCCAGGCCGCGATGCGGCCGTTGGCGCGGTTGCGCCGGCGCGTGTGCAGCTCGATGCCCAGCAGGCCCACCTGCCGTTCCGGCCCCAGGCCGGCCAGCAGCGGATCGTCGGCGTCCGGCACGGCGGACACGCGCAGGGTGCGCGGGTCGGGCGAGGACACGAAGCCGGGCTGGCCTTCCAGCACGCCGGCCCAGGGATCGCCCTGCCCATCCACCGCGCCCGCGACCAAAAAGGGCAATTGCTGGAAAAAAATGCGGTGCTGGTCCGGCATGTAGTCACGGATGACTTTGGGTCCGGTCACCGCCATGCGCTCGGCAATGCCCACGTGCTGTTGCAGCAGGCGTTCGCCCGCGTGCCAGGGCGACGGCGGGAGGGTGGCGGGTTCTGCGGTGGGCATGGCGTGCTCCTTGCGCGGTGCGCGCCCTCAGGCGGCCTGCAGGCCCACGGGCGACCGGGGCATGGCCACGAAGCGCGGCAGGTTTTCGATGCGGCCCAGCCAGGCACGCACGTGCGGATAGGCGTCCAGCGACACATTGCCTTCGGGCGCGTGCGCCACATAGGCATAGCAGGCCACGTCCGCGATGGTGGGCGCGGCACCCGCCAGGAAATCGCGCCCAGCCAGCTCGCCGTCCATGACCTTGAGCAAGGCGTGGGCGCGGGCCAGCGTGGCATCCACGTCGTAAGGCGCGCCGAACAGCGTCACCAGACGCGCCGCGTTCGGACCCTGCACCAGCGGGCCGGATGCCACCGACAGCCAGCGCTGCACCGCGGCGGCCCCGGCGGGATCCTCGGGCAGCCAGGCCTGGCCGCCGTAGCGCTTGGCCAGGTAGACCAGGATGGCGGTCGAATCAGCGACCACCACGCCGTTGTCGTCGATGACAGGCACCTGGCCAAAAGCGTTCAGCGCCAGAAATGGCGGGCGTTTGTGCTCCCCGCCGCGCAGGTCCACATCCACCGTCCGGTGCGGCACGTTCAATAGGGACAGCATCAGCGCGACGCGGTGGGCGTGGCCGGACAGAGGAAAACTGTAGAACGTCAGCGAGGGGTTCTGGGCGGTTTGCATGAGTGGGCTCCAAGTCGGATACAGGCTCCATCTTGGGCCGGCGCCGGCCACACGTGAACGGCCAGCGCCCGCAAGACACTCTTGCAGCGGATGAAAGAAAGCCGCTACGCCGGCAGCGTCGCCAGATCGCGCCGCAGCGCCTCGACGCAGAATTCGACGAAGCTACGCACCTTGGCCGAACTCTTGCGGCCTTCCGGATACACCACGTGCACCGGCAGCGGCGGCAGCTCGAAGTCGCGCAGCACCACCTCCAGAGCGCCGCTGGCCAGGTGCCGCGCCACTTGGTAGGACACCACCTGCGTCAGCCCCCAGCCCTCGCAGGCCGCCAGCACCGCGGCCTGGAAGGACGTGACCGTCAGCTGCGAATCGACGCGCAGGCTCCTGGGCTGGCCGTCCTGCTGGAAGCGCCATTGCGGCGTGCGGCCCTCCATGGCGGCGGTGACCGTGCAAAAGCGCGGCAGCGACTCCAGATCCTGGGGCGCGCCATGTTCGCGCAGGAAGGCGGGCGCGGCACAGACCACGCGGCGCACCTGCCCCACCGGCACCGCCGTCAGCGTGGAATCCGGCAAGGCGCCGATGCGCACCGCCACATCCACGCGCTCGTCCAGCAGGTTCACCACGCGGTCCACCAGCAGCGTGCGCACCGAGACTTCACGGTGCGCGCGCAGATAGCCCAGCACGGCCGGCATCACGTGCAGTTCGCCGAAGAACGCCGGCGCGGTGATGCTGAGCGCGCCGCGCGGCGCGGCCATCGCGCCGGCCACGGCATCGTCGGCCTGCTCGACTTCGTCGAGGATGCGGCGGCAGTCGTCGGCGTAGCGCTGGCCGGCCTCGGTCAGACGCAGGCTGCGCGTGGTGCGCACCAGCAGCAAGGCGCCCAGCCGCCGCTCCAGCGCCGAAACGCTGCGCGTGACGGTGGGCGCCGACATTTCCAGCCGGCGCGCCGCCGCGGCGAAACTCTGCGCCTCGGCCACCGCCAGGAACACGCTCATTTCATGGAATCGATTCATGCTTCGCTGCCTCCGACTATCGTGCCCGCACGCCTGTCCGCCGCTTGCCCGCCAGGCGCCGCTTTCAAGGCCGCGAGGCTGTCATCGATGCAATGCCGCAGGATCTCCTCCAGCGCAGCCGCCGCCGGATCCAGTTCGGCGCTGCCGCGGTAGAGCGACAGGGAAATCGCGGGCAAACCTGGCAGACTCTGCTCGCCCGGGGCCATCGCGCGCACCGTGGCCGGCAGCCCCAGGGGGGTGCGCACCGCCAAGCCCAATCCCGCCGACACCGCCGCCCACAGGCCCGCGAGGCTGGGACTGGTGAAAGCCGGCGACCAGGCAATACCGGCGCGGTCCAGGGCTTCGGTCGCGCCGCTGCGGAACAGGCAAGGCGCTTCGAACGCCGCCAGCGGCAACACGCCGTCCGCGTCCCGCGCGGGCACCGGATCGGCTGGTCCGATCCAGCACATGGCCAGCTCCGCCAGGCGCCGCGCGTGCGGCAGGCGCGCGCCGTGATCCCAGGCGAGCGCGATGTCCAGCTGGCCCACCGCGATGCGGTCCAGCAAGTCGGCATTGCGGGCCACGCGCGCCTCGATCTTCACCTTGGGATGCGTGCGCGCAAACTGGCCCAGCACCCGAGGCAGCAGCATCTCGCCAAAATCCTCTTGCAGGCCCAAGCGCACCCTGCCCTGCAATTCCGCACCGCGCACCGCCCGCGATGCCTGGTCGTTCAAGTCGAGCAGGCGCCGTGCATAGGCCAGCATGGTCTCGCCGGCATCGGTAAGGGTCAGGCCCCGCCCCGCCTTGCGCAGCAGCGGCACGCCCGCCTGCTCTTCGAGCTTTTTCAGCTGGGCGCTGACGGCGGAAGTGGAACGGCCGAGCCGGTCAGCCGCGCGGCCGTAGCTGCCCAGGTCCACCCCCGCGACGAAACTGCGCAGCACCTCCAGATCGAATGTGGCAGGCTTCATGCAATAGTCCCGTTTTTCAAAACTATTAATTAAAAAAATACTGATTTTCGGGAAGATATTAGAAGTGCACACTGGCCTGCGTCAATCCCGTTCCGGCCCCCAGGAGGCCCCGCATGTCCCTGTCCCCATCCCCCGCGCAGATCCTTTCCCCCGTCCTCGACCGCCCTGGCCATCGCTGGAAGGTACTGGCCGCGGGCGTTGCCGCGAATGTCGCCTTTTCCGCCGCCGCGGCGGGCCTGCCCGCCACCGCGGTATTCATGCGCACGGACTACCAGCTGGATAACGGCCAATTGGGCCTGGCGCTGGGTCTGCTGGGCCTGGGGGTCGCCTTGTTCGAGCTCCCCTGGGGCATGCTGGCCGACCGCTGGGGCGACCGCCCGGTCCTGCTGGCCGGCCTGGGCGCCACGGCCGCGGCGCTGGCCTGGATGAGTGCCTACGCGGCGCCCGCCGCGGAGGGCGTGCCCGGGCTGGTGATGCTGGCGATGGGGCTGGTCCTGGTGGGCATCCTGGGAGGCAGCGTCAATGGCGCCAGCGGCCGCGCGGTGATGTCCTGGTTCGACGAAGGCGAACGCGGCCTGGCGATGAGCATCCGCCAGACCGCCGTGCCGCTGGGCGGTGGACTGGGCGCGCTGGCGCTGCCCTGGCTGGCGGCCCGCGCAGGCTTTGGCGCGGTGTTCGGCGCCTTGGCCCTGCTGTGCGCCGCGGCGGCGCTGCTGGCCGCCTGCTGGCTGCGCGAACCCGGCCTGCCCGCCGCCGCAACCCGGGCTCGCTCGGCGGCCGGTCCGCTGCGCGATGCGCGGGTCTGGCGCACCGCGCTAGCCATCGGCCTGCTGTGCTGCCCGCAATTCGCCGTCCTGACCTTCGCCACGGTGTTCCTGCATGATTTCAGCGGCGCCGGCGTCGGCGCCACGACGGCTGTGCTGGTGGCGGTGCAGTTGGGCGCCATGATCGCGCGCGTCGCAAGCGGCAGGTGGACCGACCGCCGCGGCAACCGCGGCGCCTACCTGCGTTTCTGCATCGGGTTGAGCTTCGTGCTGTTCGCGGCGCTAGGCGCCACCGCATGGGCGGCCAGCGACGCGATGCTCGCGCTGGCCATCCTGATGGCGGCGGCCGGCATCTGCGTCTCGGCCTGGCATGGCGTGGCCTATACCGAACTGGCCACGCTCGCCGGCGCAGGGCGCGCGGGCACTGCGCTGGGCATGGCCAATAGCTGCTGCTACCTGGGACTGTTTCTCACCCCGGCGGTGATGCCGCACCTGGTCGCGGCCACCTCCTGGCCCATGGCCTGGGGGCTGGCAGGACTATGCATGCTGGCCGCCCTGCCGCTGCTGCCGCGCCGCCCTGCAACAGGAGACTAGCGCGGCAGCGGATCAGGCAAGCGCTCGCGCCCGCTTGCCTATCGCGCCCAACAAGTCGAGCGCCCGGTCCGCGGCTTGAATCCCGCCGTCCATGTCGCCCCGCACATGCAAGGGACGAAGCTCCTCGATTTCCTCAAGTGCGTCGATCAGCTCGGGCTCGGCCAGCCTGTATTTGCGCAACACGCTGACCATGCACATGGACGCATGCACCATGTCTTCCGCGATCGCGCTTGCGCCGACCCTGTGCAGGACAAAGTTGACCCAATGCGTGCCCGCCAGCATGGCCGCCTCGATCCGGATTTCCCAGTCCTCGTCGGTCAGCTTGGCCAGCGTGGCTTCGATGCGCTGCGCCTTGTCGCGGTGATGTTCCGGGCTCATGGGCGCGCCTCCGGGCGGACCAACGCGAGGTAGACGGCGATGGCTTGCGACATGGCATGGTCGCAATCATCGACGATGGCCTGGGTCGGCTGGCGATCTCCGCGCAGGCAAGGATCGCGATGCGCCTCCAACGCGTGCAAGGCGGCTTCCAGGCGCTGGACAGGCTCAGGCATGTCGCCGGGAATGGCGGGCCAGCCCACGTGGCTCACATCGCCGGGACCGCGCAGCTCCCTGCGCCAGCCGCCACCGGCCTGAGGCACGACGTGCACGCCAGGGATGGTGGAAAAGGCGCGGTCCTCGCTGGTCAGTCCCGTGGCATGCAGCGTAGCGTTCCAGATATTGGTCCCCGCGGTAAGACAGGTCCAATACCAGAGCTCAAAATCCTGCAAAGGGTCGAGCCGGTCGCGCAGCGACAACAAGCGGCTTATCTTGTCCGCGTGGGAGGAGATTTGCATGGCTTATCACTCGGGCTTGATGTTGCCGTCCACCACCACCTTGCGCCAGGCGGCCAGGTCTTGCGTGATGGTTTGTGCGAACGCCTGGCGGCTGACGGCGGCGGAGGGAGGCACATTCGCCTGGCGCAGCGCCTCCAGGAACGCTGGCTGCCCAAGTTCGTGATTGATGGCCGCATGCAGGCGCTCCAGCACGTCCTGCGGCGTGTTCTTGGGCGCGAATACGCCTTGCCAGCCGGCGGCGGTAAAGGGATAGCCCTGTTCCGACAACACCTTGACGTCCGGCAGCCTGGGGCTGCGCACAGTGCCTGTCAACGCGATGCCGCGCAGCTTGCCCTGCTCGATGAAGCCCAAGGGAGACACCACGTCGACCCAGCCCACGGGAACCTCGCCGGACACGATGTTCGTGAGCAAGGCAGGCGTGGTCTTGTAGGGCACATGGTTGATGCTCAGTCCTGCCCGTTGCTTGATCCACTCCATCGTCAGATGCCCATTGGAGCCTATCCCCCAGCTGCCATAGGACGAGTACTTGTCGGGCTCGCGGCGCAGCAGGTCGACCAGTTCGGGCAGCGTCCGCGCCGGCACCGAGGCATGCACCACGAGCAGCACGCCGCCCACCGAGGACAGCGCCACGGGTTCCAGGTCGCGCAGGGTTCTGATCGGGAGAGCGGGATTCAGCGCCTCGGCCATCACCATGGACGACGCCGTGCTATGCAAGATCGTGTAGCCGTCGGGCGCGGCATTCTTGACTGCCGACGAACCGATCAAGCCGTTCGCGCCGGGACGGTTTTCTATGACGAATGGCTGGCCCAGCGTTTCGTTGAGCCGGGCATAGAGCTGCCGGGCCAGCGTGTCCAGCACGCCGCCCGCGCCGCCCGGCACGATCACCTTGACGGGCCGGACCGGCCAATCACCGCCGCCCTGCGCAAACGCCAGACGGCTCGCCAGCGACGCGGCCGCGCCCAGCAAGAGTTCCCTACGGGTCAATGAGATCGTCATCATTTCATTCCTGGATCGATGCCGCATGGCTCGCAGGCGGCGTCAAGGCCGGGCCGGACGCCGCTTCCCGGAGAACCCGGGCTGGCGGCCGCCCCGGAGAGACATCAAACCGGCTTGCGCAGGAAGCCCTGGTTGCCGCCGTTGCGGTTGGGCGCGAAGCCATTGGCCTGTAGGGTCTCGTCCGCCGTTTCGTAGAAAACCCCGATCTTCATGATCTCGCGCGCCTGCTGCGCCGTCGCGATCGGACGGCCGAACTCGCCGGAAATGCGCACCAGCTGCTTGATCTGTTCGACCGAGCTCATCTTGCCGGTGCGGGACTGGTTCCAGAGCACGTCTTCGATGCCGCAGCGCACGTGCAGGCCCAGGGCGATGCCTATCATGTTCACCGGCAGCACGTTCAGCACCGAACTCTCCACCGTGATCACCGAGCCGTCCGGCGCGGCGCGCAGGAAGTTGGCCAGGTTATAGATGTTGGCCTGGTCCATGCCGCCGCTGATGGCCACCCAGTTCATCACCAGCGGCCCCTTGTAGACGCCACGGCGGATCATCCGCTCTATGGTTTCGAAGCTGTTGATGTTGTAGCACTGGAACTCGCTCTGGATGCCGGCTGCCGTCAGGCGCCGGATGTGCTCCTCGACCCAGCTGGGATTCGCGGGCACCACCATGTCCTTGTAGGTGGAATACAGGTGGGGAAAGCCGCGCGACACGCCGCGGAAGTCATCCTCGCCGGCGTGCTCGGTGACGTTCATCTGCGAGGTGTTGACGGTGACCGTCACCTGGTCGGGCGTGGGCGTAAGTTCGGCCAGCATGTGGCGGGTGTCGTCGCTCAGCCATTTGGCGGCCTGCCCTTCCTCCGGCGCGAAGCTGATGGAGCCGCCCACCTGGATGATCATCTCGGGCACCGCCTCGCGCACCCCGGCGATCAGTTCGTTGAACTTGGACAGGCGCTTGCTGCCCTTGCCGTCGGCCTCCCGCACATGTAGGTGCAGCACGGTCGCGCCGGCTTCGTAGCAATCCACCGCCTTCTGGATCTGATCCTCCATGGATACCGGGATATCTTCCGGAAAGTCCGAGGGTATCCAGCCCGGCGCATAGGGCGCGGCGGTGATGATCAGGGGCTGCTGGTTTTCGGGATACAGGTGGCCGTCTAGAAAGTTCATGGCAAGGGTGCTCCGACTGGGTAGGTGAAAACTGCGTGGGCCGCGCGGCATGAGGCAAGCGCGGAAATACTGGCGCGCGTTGTCCACGGGCGTGCCGGCGCAAACCGGCCGCCCCCAAAGAGCGCCGCGCTGAAAGCAAAGAGAGGCGGGTCAGTTGGCCCGGATGTCGAACTTCTTGACGATGGCGGCGTTGCGCCGCGAGGTCTGCCTGTTTTCGGCCAGCAGCGCGGCGGTGTCGGTATTCACGTCGGGCTCCAACCCCACGTCCGACAATTTCTGCTGCACCGCCGGCACGGCCGCCGCCTTGCCGATGACCGCCTGGAGCTTGGCCAGGACATCGGGCGGCAGCTTGCTTGAACCGTAGAAGCACACCTGGCCCTGGAACTGGATCTCCGCATAGCCGAGTTCGGTCATCGTCGGCACGTCGGGCAGATCCCTGTACCGGTGTTTCCCGGCGACCGCGTAGGGGCGCAGCCGGCCGCTCTTGATCAGGGGCAAGGACGTCACCATGCCGTCGAACATGATGTCGACCTGGCCGCCTATGACATCCTGAAGCGCCTGCGGCGAGCCCGTATAGGCCACGTGCTGCATGTCCAGCCCGGCCTGGCTGCTGAAGATCAGGCCCGAATACTGCGACACCGTGCCGGTGCCGTAACTGGCGAAGGACGACTTGCCCTTGCGTTCCTTCAAATGCGCGACCAGGCTCTGGAAATCCTTGGCTGGGTAGTCCGCGGCGCTGACCAGCGCGTAGCTGGTGTACGCGACCCGGGCGATGGTCACGATGTCCTTGAGCGGGTCGTAAGGCACCTTCATCACCTGCGGCGCTTCGACCAGCATATTGCTCGGCCCCAACGCAATCGTATTGCCGTCCGGGTCGGCCTTCAGCATGGCGCTGAGTCCGATCGATCCGGTCGCGCCGGGCCGGTTCTCGATGATGACCGGCCGGCCGGTGTCCGCCGAGACCTGCTGCCCGATCACCCGGGCGGCGATGTCCACGGTGCCGCCCGCCGGCCCCGGGACGATGACCCGCAAGGGTTTGTCGCCCGAAGCCCAGACGCTGAAGGCCAGCGAACATCCAGCCAGCGCCAGGGCCGTGCGCGCGAATTGCTGCAGTTTCATGTTTGTCTCCTAGCTCATTGTCGGACTGAGGCGCCGGTTTCCGTTCATGGAAAGCGCTATGTCTGATCTATG includes these proteins:
- a CDS encoding pyridoxamine 5'-phosphate oxidase family protein, producing MPTAEPATLPPSPWHAGERLLQQHVGIAERMAVTGPKVIRDYMPDQHRIFFQQLPFLVAGAVDGQGDPWAGVLEGQPGFVSSPDPRTLRVSAVPDADDPLLAGLGPERQVGLLGIELHTRRRNRANGRIAAWDGKRFEVAVTQSFGNCPQYIQAREFQFSRSPSLRFPGTPQERGGLDEAARALIARSDTFFVATYAEEGGRQVDVSHRGGKPGFVRVDGDVLTIPDFSGNRFFNTLGNMALNPRAGLLFIDFERGDVLQLTGAAEVILDSPEIAQFEGAERLWRVHARRVVRRPGALALRWRFDSYSPTALATGQWPPGPAAA
- a CDS encoding glutathione S-transferase family protein, producing the protein MQTAQNPSLTFYSFPLSGHAHRVALMLSLLNVPHRTVDVDLRGGEHKRPPFLALNAFGQVPVIDDNGVVVADSTAILVYLAKRYGGQAWLPEDPAGAAAVQRWLSVASGPLVQGPNAARLVTLFGAPYDVDATLARAHALLKVMDGELAGRDFLAGAAPTIADVACYAYVAHAPEGNVSLDAYPHVRAWLGRIENLPRFVAMPRSPVGLQAA
- a CDS encoding Bug family tripartite tricarboxylate transporter substrate binding protein translates to MKLQQFARTALALAGCSLAFSVWASGDKPLRVIVPGPAGGTVDIAARVIGQQVSADTGRPVIIENRPGATGSIGLSAMLKADPDGNTIALGPSNMLVEAPQVMKVPYDPLKDIVTIARVAYTSYALVSAADYPAKDFQSLVAHLKERKGKSSFASYGTGTVSQYSGLIFSSQAGLDMQHVAYTGSPQALQDVIGGQVDIMFDGMVTSLPLIKSGRLRPYAVAGKHRYRDLPDVPTMTELGYAEIQFQGQVCFYGSSKLPPDVLAKLQAVIGKAAAVPAVQQKLSDVGLEPDVNTDTAALLAENRQTSRRNAAIVKKFDIRAN
- a CDS encoding MFS transporter, encoding MSLSPSPAQILSPVLDRPGHRWKVLAAGVAANVAFSAAAAGLPATAVFMRTDYQLDNGQLGLALGLLGLGVALFELPWGMLADRWGDRPVLLAGLGATAAALAWMSAYAAPAAEGVPGLVMLAMGLVLVGILGGSVNGASGRAVMSWFDEGERGLAMSIRQTAVPLGGGLGALALPWLAARAGFGAVFGALALLCAAAALLAACWLREPGLPAAATRARSAAGPLRDARVWRTALAIGLLCCPQFAVLTFATVFLHDFSGAGVGATTAVLVAVQLGAMIARVASGRWTDRRGNRGAYLRFCIGLSFVLFAALGATAWAASDAMLALAILMAAAGICVSAWHGVAYTELATLAGAGRAGTALGMANSCCYLGLFLTPAVMPHLVAATSWPMAWGLAGLCMLAALPLLPRRPATGD
- a CDS encoding winged helix-turn-helix transcriptional regulator — encoded protein: MVKRTSLEGAACPVARSLDAIGDWWSLLIVRDAFDGVRRFGELQKSLGVAKNILSDRLRTLVAHGILDVAPASDGSAYQEYVLTDKGRALFPVIVGLRQWGEDHYYGPAEPHSTLIDRKRGQPVRKLEIRAQDGRLLGPDDAVVQKTALAG
- a CDS encoding LysR family transcriptional regulator; this translates as MNRFHEMSVFLAVAEAQSFAAAARRLEMSAPTVTRSVSALERRLGALLLVRTTRSLRLTEAGQRYADDCRRILDEVEQADDAVAGAMAAPRGALSITAPAFFGELHVMPAVLGYLRAHREVSVRTLLVDRVVNLLDERVDVAVRIGALPDSTLTAVPVGQVRRVVCAAPAFLREHGAPQDLESLPRFCTVTAAMEGRTPQWRFQQDGQPRSLRVDSQLTVTSFQAAVLAACEGWGLTQVVSYQVARHLASGALEVVLRDFELPPLPVHVVYPEGRKSSAKVRSFVEFCVEALRRDLATLPA
- a CDS encoding LysR substrate-binding domain-containing protein; this translates as MKPATFDLEVLRSFVAGVDLGSYGRAADRLGRSTSAVSAQLKKLEEQAGVPLLRKAGRGLTLTDAGETMLAYARRLLDLNDQASRAVRGAELQGRVRLGLQEDFGEMLLPRVLGQFARTHPKVKIEARVARNADLLDRIAVGQLDIALAWDHGARLPHARRLAELAMCWIGPADPVPARDADGVLPLAAFEAPCLFRSGATEALDRAGIAWSPAFTSPSLAGLWAAVSAGLGLAVRTPLGLPATVRAMAPGEQSLPGLPAISLSLYRGSAELDPAAAALEEILRHCIDDSLAALKAAPGGQAADRRAGTIVGGSEA
- a CDS encoding 3-keto-5-aminohexanoate cleavage protein → MNFLDGHLYPENQQPLIITAAPYAPGWIPSDFPEDIPVSMEDQIQKAVDCYEAGATVLHLHVREADGKGSKRLSKFNELIAGVREAVPEMIIQVGGSISFAPEEGQAAKWLSDDTRHMLAELTPTPDQVTVTVNTSQMNVTEHAGEDDFRGVSRGFPHLYSTYKDMVVPANPSWVEEHIRRLTAAGIQSEFQCYNINSFETIERMIRRGVYKGPLVMNWVAISGGMDQANIYNLANFLRAAPDGSVITVESSVLNVLPVNMIGIALGLHVRCGIEDVLWNQSRTGKMSSVEQIKQLVRISGEFGRPIATAQQAREIMKIGVFYETADETLQANGFAPNRNGGNQGFLRKPV
- a CDS encoding Bug family tripartite tricarboxylate transporter substrate binding protein — protein: MMTISLTRRELLLGAAASLASRLAFAQGGGDWPVRPVKVIVPGGAGGVLDTLARQLYARLNETLGQPFVIENRPGANGLIGSSAVKNAAPDGYTILHSTASSMVMAEALNPALPIRTLRDLEPVALSSVGGVLLVVHASVPARTLPELVDLLRREPDKYSSYGSWGIGSNGHLTMEWIKQRAGLSINHVPYKTTPALLTNIVSGEVPVGWVDVVSPLGFIEQGKLRGIALTGTVRSPRLPDVKVLSEQGYPFTAAGWQGVFAPKNTPQDVLERLHAAINHELGQPAFLEALRQANVPPSAAVSRQAFAQTITQDLAAWRKVVVDGNIKPE